From the genome of Pelagicoccus enzymogenes:
GCCATTTTGACGATGATGCGGTGTAGCTCAACGGTCTCGGCGCTGAATCCTCCCGAGTTGCTGCGGACGATGGTTTCGCCGAAGCGGGATCGAGCGGTGGAAAGGGGAATATAGACGTTGTTGTCCAAGGCCTCACCTTCCATCTCTCCCTTTTGCGGGCGTTGTTCGGCAGTGCCGGTTTCGTTGATGATGCCAACGACTTGATAGTAGACGTCTTGTATCCGGATCGTGGATTCTATGGGGTCTTGATAGGTAAAAAGCCGTCTAGCCAATCCGGAGGTGATGACGCAGACATTGCGTTGATGCTTCTCGTCGATGGCCGCGAGGAAGCGCCCTGATACGAGTTCGACTTTCTGCAAGCTCGCGTATTGGGGGTGGGTGCCGATGACTTGGCAAGGTTCCTGGTTCTGGCTGAAGCGTACGTTGTCGCGCATGATGCGCATGGGCAGAACGCTTTCCACGTTGGGTATGGTGTATTGCAGACGGGACGCGTCGTCGTAAGTGAGGCCGTAGGCGCTGGCGAAGGTTTCGCCGCTCGAACCGGAGTCTTGCTGCTCGGGGGGCTTGACGCTGTTGATGATTATGTTGGTGGAGCCAAGGCGCTTGATGCGTTCTTGGGCTTCGTGGGAGGCTCCTTCGCCGATGGCGAGCATGGCGATGACCGAGCAGACTCCAAAGATCATGCCGAGCATGGTCAGGCCAGAACGCAGCTTGTGCAGCATGAGGCTCTTGATGCCGAGCAGCACGGAGGTGACGATGCGGTTTTGGTTGAGCTTCGCCTGGTTCATGGGCGGATCTTTTTGTCGTTGCGGATATCGCTGTCGACGAGTCCGTCTTTCATGCGGATGACGCGGTCGGCGCGGAAGGCAATGTCGTCGTCGTGGGTGACCATCACAATGGTCTTGCCCTGGTCGTTGAGCTTGTCGAGCAGCTCGAGGACCTCGGCGCCGGTCTTGGAGTCGAGGTTACCAGTCGGTTCGTCGGCCAGGATCATGAGCGGGTCGTTGACGAGGGAGCGGGCGATGGCGACGCGTTGTTGCTGTCCGCCGGAAAGTTGGGTGGGGCGATGGTCGAGGCGTTCTCCCAGCCCGACGAGCTCCGCCAGTTCGATGCAGCGTTGTTCGTGTTCCTTGAGGTCGACGCCTTGGTAGAGCAGGGGAACTTGGATGTTTTCGATGACGGTGAGCTGGGCGATGA
Proteins encoded in this window:
- a CDS encoding ABC transporter permease, whose protein sequence is MNQAKLNQNRIVTSVLLGIKSLMLHKLRSGLTMLGMIFGVCSVIAMLAIGEGASHEAQERIKRLGSTNIIINSVKPPEQQDSGSSGETFASAYGLTYDDASRLQYTIPNVESVLPMRIMRDNVRFSQNQEPCQVIGTHPQYASLQKVELVSGRFLAAIDEKHQRNVCVITSGLARRLFTYQDPIESTIRIQDVYYQVVGIINETGTAEQRPQKGEMEGEALDNNVYIPLSTARSRFGETIVRSNSGGFSAETVELHRIIVKMANTEAVIAAEQQISSLIRRFHEQNDFELIVPLQLLREAEATKRMFSIVLGSIAAISLIVGGIGIMNIMLATVTERTREIGLRRALGAKKQDIVSQFLIETVVLSIGGGLVGVVLGIMVPLLVSISTDMITIITPWSVILAFGISGLTGIAFGIYPASQAAELDPIEALRHE
- a CDS encoding ABC transporter ATP-binding protein, coding for MISEPKTIIEIRDIEKIFQVGEVQVRALRGVNIAIEEGSYVAIMGPSGSGKSTMLNILGCLDRPTSGQYFLGGEDVSVMDDDTLSTIRGKRLGFIFQSYNLIAQLTVIENIQVPLLYQGVDLKEHEQRCIELAELVGLGERLDHRPTQLSGGQQQRVAIARSLVNDPLMILADEPTGNLDSKTGAEVLELLDKLNDQGKTIVMVTHDDDIAFRADRVIRMKDGLVDSDIRNDKKIRP